The genome window GACCGGTCACCGTCGACATGGGCACGATCGAGGCGGTGGCGGGCTTCGTCTGGGACCGCGTCGCGGCCCTGCTGGAGGAGCAGGGGTACCCCACGACCGTCGTGAGGGCGGCGACGCTGGGCAGCGCGACCGTGCTGGGGGCGCTGCGCCGGGCGCGGCTCCTCGCCCACCTGATGACCCGGCCGGAGTTCGCCGACCTGATGGCGCTCTACAAGCGCGCCGCGAACCTGGCCGAGCGCTACGAGCCCGAGGACCCCGAGGCCGAGCCGCGCGCGTCCGTCGACCCCGGCATGTTCGTCACCGACGAGGAGGGGCCGCTCTACGAGGCCCTCGACGAGGGCGCGTCCGGCGCGGCCGAGCTGCTGGCCGCCGCCGCCACGGCGGTGCCGCCGCACGACCCGGCCCGCGACGCCGGCTCCGGCGCGCCGTTCCCCGCCGACGTCGAGGCGCCGCTGGCGCGCCTGCTCGGACTGAAGGCGCCGCTCGACGCCTACCTCGACAACGTGCTGGTGATGGCCGAGGACGAGCGCGTGAGGCGCAACCGCCTGGCGCTCTTGGCCGCGGTCGTGGCGCCGCTGAGGCGCCTGGGGGCGCTGGAGCACCTGGCGTAGGGCGCCCAGCGCGGCCCTAGTACGGCGGCGCCCCGAGCCACGCTCGGGGCGCCTGTGCCTGGTGCCGAAGGTGGGACTTGAACCCACACGTCCTCGCGGACATACGACCCTGAATCGTACGCGTCTACCAGTTCCGCCACTTCGGCGCGGGCGGTCCCCGGCTCGCTGCCGGGGGCCGGCTCCACTCGCCGGCAAGTACGCAGTCTATCACGGCCCCGCGAGCGGGCTTCAAGCCGCCGCGACCCGGTTATCCTCCGCCCGGAGGGACCGGCTTGAGCACCGGGAGAGAAGGGGAGGCCAGGGCGCCCGTCGCCCTGGTGACCGGCGGCGCCAGCGGCATCGGCCTGGCGATCGTCAGGCGTCTGGCGGCGGACGGCTACGCCGTCGTCGCCACGGACCTGCCGGGCGCGGCGGGCCGTGGCGAGGTGGAGCGCGCCGGGGCCGCCTTCGTGGGCGCCGACCTCACCGAGGCGGGGGCGTGCGCCCGCGTCGTCGCGCAGGCCGTGCGCCTCCGCGGAGCCCTCGACGTGCTCGTCTGCTGCGCCGGCTACCAGCACATCGACCCCCTCGAGGCGTTCCCCGAGGAGCGCTGGCGGCACATGCTCGAGCTGATGCTCACGGCCCCGTTCCTGCTCACGAAGCACGCCTGGCCCCACCTCACCGCGAGCGGTCGCGGGAGGATCGTCCACGTCGGCAGCGCCCACAGCCTCGTCGCCAGCCCGTTCAAGGCCGCGTACGTCAGCGCCAAGCACGGGCTCGTCGGACTGGCGCGCACCACGGCGCTCGAGGGCGGGCCGCACGGCGTGACGTGCAACGTCGTCGCCCCGGCCTACACCCGCACGCCGCTGGTGGCGGCGCAGGTCGCCGACCAGGCGCGCACGCGCGGGATCGCCGAGCACGAGGTGGAGGAGCAGGTGTTCCTCAAGGACGTGGCGGTCAAACGGCTGCTCGAGCCGGAGGACGTCGCGTCCCTGGTGGCGTGGCTGGCCAGCGAGGAGGCGTGGGGAGCCACGGGGTCCGTCTACCCGCTCGACCTCGGCTGGACGGCCAGGTGAGCTGTCGGCGGACCGGGCGTCCCGGTCGGGGGCGTCCGCCGGCGCCCGCCGCCGGCGCCCGCCTGAGGCGCCTACTCCAGCCACAGCAGGCGGCCGTCCTCGAGGAACGGCTCGCCGTCCACGGTGACGCGGCCGCCCTCCCGCAGGTCGCACACGAGGTCCCAGTGGATCGCGCTGTCGTTGCGTCCGCCCGAGGACTCGTAGGAGCGCCCGAGGGCCAGGTGGACCGTGCCGAGGATCTTCTCGTCGAACAGGGTCTTCAGCGTCGGCACGCGGATGTGCGGGTTCGTGCCTATGCCGATCTCCCCCAGGTAGCGGGCGCCCTCGTCGGTGGCGAGCATGCCGTCGAGGAGGTCCTGTCCGCGGCGCGCCGTCGCCTCCACGACGCGCCCGTCCTCGAAGCGCAGGCTCACGTCCTCCACCACTGACCCGCGCACGGCGCTGGGCACCGTGAAGCGCACCACGCCCTCGGCGCTGTCCTCGAGCGGGCTCGTGAACACCTCGCCGGACGGCATGTTGCGCCGGCCGTCGGAGTTCGCCCAGGTGCGCCCCCTCACCCGCAGGCGCAGGTCCGTCCCCGGACCCTCGAGCCTGACCGCGTCGGCCGACGCTAGCCTCTCGACGAGCCGCTGCTGGCGCTCGCCCAGCTCCCGCCAACGCGCCGCGGGGTCCTCGTCGTAGAGGAACATCGCGTCGAAGACGAAGCGGCGGTAGGCGTCGGTGGACATGCCGGCCTCCTGCGCCGCCGCCGGGGTGGGGTAGAGGGTCGTGACCCAGCGGGTACGCTCGACGCGGTGCCTGTTGGCGGCGGCCAGGCGCTTGTCGAGGCGGGCGAGGCGCGACTGGTCCGCGCCGGCGGCCACGCGCGAGTTCTCGGGCGCCGCGACGCGGACGTAGGCCTGCATCAGCTCGATCTCGCGCTGCTGCACCGCGGCCTCCGAGGCGAGCAGCGCGTCGCTGGCCAGCTCGACGACGTCGGCCACGGCCTCGGGGTACTGCAGCCTGAGGAAGGGCTCGCCCCCGGCGGCGAGGACCGAGCGGCACAGCGCGCGCGCCAGGCCGGCCGCCGCCAGGTCGACGTTCAAGAGGACCCTGTCGCCCGGCTGGACGCGGACGCAGTAGCCGGTGAGGAGCGCCGCGTAGCGCTCGGTCAGCATGTCGATCGCAGGTCTCGGTGCCTCGCTCACGGTCCCCGATGGTACCGGCCTAACATGCTCGCGTGGGAGGGCCGCAGAGGCTGCAGAGGCTCATGGCCCGCGCCGGCGTGGCCAGCCGCCGCAAGGCGGAGGAGCTCATCGCCGCCGGGCGCGTGACCGTCAACGGCCGCGTGGCGTCGCTCGGGGACGTGGCGACGGAGGGCGACGACGTCAGGGTCGACGGCCGTCCGCTGCCGCCGCCGGCGCGCGCGGTGACCTACCTGCTCAACAAGCCGCGGGGCTACGTCACGACCGCGAGCGACGAGCACGGGCGCCCCACGGTCATGGAGCTGGTGCCGGCCGTGCCGGGCCTGCACCCCGTCGGCCGGCTCGACCTCGACTCCGAGGGGCTGCTGCTGCTCACCACGGTGGGCGAGCTGACCCTGCGCCTGACGCACCCGCGGTTCCGGCACGAGAAGGAGTACCGGGTGTGGACCGACCCGCCGCACGTCTCCGAGGACGCGCTGGCGCGGCTGCGCGCCGGCGTCGCGCTGGAGGACGGCCCGGCCGTGGCCGTGCGGGCCGAGCGCGCTCCCGCGGGCGCGGTCGTCGTGCTCCGCGAGGGCCGCAAGCGCCAGGTGAGGCGGATGTTCGCGTCCGTGGGCCACGAGGTCGTCAGGCTGGTGCGCACGCGCGTCGCCCACCTCGAGCTCGGCGACGTCCCGCCCGGCGGCTACAGGGAGCTGACCCCGGAGGAGGCCGCGGCCCTGGTGGCCGGCGAGCCGCTGGTATGATCGGCGCGGCCCGGCCGCGGCCGGGCCCGTCAGGAGCCGCGGTCTCGAACATGTCAGAGGAAAGCCACTTCAAGCCCGGCCCCGGCGTCGTCCAGATCTCGCAGGCGGACATCGCCAGGCGCGTCGCGGAGCTCGGCGCCGAGATCAGGCGCGACTACCAGGGCAAGCCCCTCCACCTCATCGCCGTGCTCAACGGCGCGTTCATCTTCATGGCCGACCTGGTCAGGGCCATAGACATGCCGCTGTCGGTCGACTTCCTCTCCGTGTCGAGCTACGGCTCCGGCACGAAGACGTCGGGCCGCGTGAAGCTCATCAAGGACCTCGACCTGCCCATCAAGGACAAGCACGTGATCCTCGTCGAGGACATCGTCGACACGGGCGTGACGATGGACTACCTGCTGCGGTACCTGCAGAACCATCGGCCGGCCAGCGTGAGGGTCGCCGCGCTGCTGTCGAAGCCGGCGCGCCGCCGGGTGGAGGTGCCCGTCCACTACCTCGGCTTCACGATCGACGACGCCTTCGTCTACGGCTACGGGCTCGACGTCGACCACAAGTACAGGAACCTCCCGTTCGTGACGAGCCAGGATGGCTGAGGCCGGCGAGGGGGCCGGCATGAGGTCCCGCCTGCGCCGGCTGGCCCTCAACGCCCTGGCCCTCCTGGCCCTCGCCCTGGCCACGCTGTCGGTCTCGGCGGCGCTGCGCGACGTCGACCCGCCGCGGCTCTACTACGAGGCCCCGGGCCGCGTGCCGGAGGGCGCCAGCGTCGAGCTCTTCGTCAGCGCCGACGAGCCCGTCACCTACGTCGTCGACTACGCCGGCGAGGAGCTGCGCGAGGTCGCGCAGGACCACGTCTTCGTGCTCACCGCCGCGCCCGGCGTGAACGAGGTGTGGGTGAGCGCCACCGACGCCGCCGGCAACGAGACGGTCGTGAGGCTGAGCGTCGAGGGGGTGGAGCCCGTCGACGTGAAGGTGACGGCGGCCGGCGAGCTGCGCGCCGGCGACCCTCTGGGCGTGACCGTGGCCATCGACGAACACGGCGCCCGCGTGACCGACGTGTTCGCCGCCTTCGCGGGCGTGGCGTTGCCGCTCTGGCCCGACGGCGCAGTGCTGCGCGCCGTCGCCGCCACCCCGTTCGGGGTCGAGCCGGCCGAGAGCGAGCTGGAGGTCTCCGTCACCGACGAGTTCGGCCGCGTCGTCACCGCCACCGTGCCCGTGACGCTCGAGCCGCTGGCCGTGACGGTCGAGCAGCTCCGGATCGCGCCGAGCGTCCTGGCGGCCGTGACGCCGGAGGCCCAAGCCATGGAGCGGGAGCTGATGGAGGCGGGCGTGGCCGCCGGCGCACCGCGGCCCCTGTGGAGCGAGCCGTTCCTGATGCCGATCACGGGTCGGGAGACGAGCGGCTTCGCCGACGCGCGCCGCTACGTCGCCGGCGGACGCGTCTCCTACCACAACGGGCTCGACATCGCCGCCCCGCAGGGCACGCCCGTGGCGGTCGCGAACGACGGCGTCGTCGTCGTCGCCGGCCAGTACCCGGTGAAGGGGGGCTGGGTGATGGTCGACCACGGCTTCGGGGTGTTCAGCCACTACTTCCACATGAGCCGCATAGACGTGCAGGTCGGGCAGGAGGTGTCGCGCGGCGAGGTGATCGGCGCGGTCGGCAGCACCGGGCTCGCCACCGGCCCCCACCTGCACTGGGAGGTGCGCGTGGGCCTCGCGCCCACGAACCCGCTCGAGTGGGTCGACAGGGCCTGGCCGTGAGCGTCGTCTAGGCGGCCGCGGACGCTGCGCCGGCCCTGCGTATACTTGCCCCTCATGGAAGCTCCTCCCCGTCGCCCGCGCGTCTTCTCCGGCGTCCAGCCCACCGGGGTCCTCCACCTGGGCAGCTACGTCGGGGCGCTGCGCCAGTGGGTCGCTCGCCAGGACGAGCGCGACAACGTCTTCTGCGTCGTCGACCTCCACGCGCTGACGATCCCCGAGGCCGTCGACCCGCGCCAGCTCAGGGAGCGGGTGCGCTCCACGGCCGCGCAGTTCCTGGCGGCCGGCATCGACCCCGAGAAGAGCGTGATCTTCGTGCAGTCGCACGTCCGCGAGCACTCCGAGCTGTCGTGGCTGCTCTCGTGCGTCACGCCCCTCGGCTGGCTCTACCGCATGACCCAGTTCAAGGCCAAGTCGGAGGGACGCGAGAGCGTGGGGACGGGGCTGCTCGTCTACCCGGTCCTGCAGGCGGCCGACATCCTGCTCTACGACACCGACGTCGTGCCCGTAGGCGAGGACCAGGTGCAGCACATCGAGCTGACGCGCGACGTCGCCACGCGCTTCAACCGCCTCTTCGGCGACACCTTCGTCCTGCCGAGGGCCGAGGTGCCGCAGGTCGGCGCGCGGATCATGGGCTTCGACGACCCCACCGTGAAGATGTCGAAGAGCATCGCGGTGGAGCGGCCGGGCCACGCCATAAGCCTGCTCGACGACCCCGACACCGTCAGGCGCGTGGTCATGTCAGCCGTCACCGACTCGGGGCGCGAGCTCAGGTACGAGCACGCCTCGCCTGGCGTGAGGAACCTGCTCACGATCGCCCACGTCGCGAGCGGCAGGCCGATCGCCGACATCGAGGCGGAGCTCGAGGGCGGCGGCTACGGGACCCTCAAGAAGCTCGTCGTGCAGGCCGTGAACGACATGCTCGCGCCGCTGCAGCGCCGCTACCGCGAGTACATGGACGACCCCGCCAGCCTCGACGCCGTGCTGCGGCGGGGCGCCGACCGCGCGCGGGAGGTCGCGGCCCGCACCCTGCGCCGCGCCCAGGACGCCCTGGGGGTCGGCTGACGGGCCGAGTCCTCTTCCTCTTCCTCGACGGGGTGGGCGTGCCGCCTCCCGGCGCGGCCGGGAGCCCGGTGCTCGAGGCCGCCACGCCGACCCTCGCCGCCATGCGCGCCGGGGCGGTGGACGCGCCCGCCGTGTACCGGGAGCTCGACGCGACCCTCGGCCACCCTGGCCTGCCCCAGTCGGCGACGGGGCAGTCGACGCTGCTCACCGGCGTCAACGCCGCCGACGCGATGAGCGGCCACTACGGACCCTGGCCGGGACCGACGCTGCGGCGGCTCCTCGACGCCGGCAGCGTCTTCGCCGACGCCGCCCGCGCGGGCGGGGCGAGCCTGGCCAACGCCTACCCGCCCGGCTACTTCGCCGCCCGCGAGGCCGGGAGGGTCAGGCCGAACGCCGTCGCCTACGCCGCGCTGGCCGCGGGGCTCAGGCAGCGCGGCGAGGCCGAGTACGCCGCCGGCGAGGCGGTCCCCTCCGACCTGCATGGCGCCCACCTGGGGCGCGAGGGGGGCCCGCTGGGCCCCGAGGGCTCGGCGCGCGTGCTCAGCGAGCTCGCGGCGCGTCACGCGCTCACCCTGCTCGACGTCTGGCTCACGGACGCTTACGGCCACGCCCGGGACTACGCCGGCGCCAAGGGCCTCCTGGAGCGCCTGGACACCGCCCTGCGCTTCCTGGTCGCCGACCCGCTCGGGGCCGTGGCGCGCGGCGTCACGCTGCTGATCACCTCCGACCACGGCAACGTCGAGGACCTGAGCGTGCCGACCCACACGCGCAACCCCGTGCCGCTCTACGCCGTCGGCCCGGGGGCGGAGGCGTTCGCCGGCGCGAGCAGCCTGCTCGACGTCGCGCCGGCGCTCAGGGAGCTGCTGGCGGGCTAGCGGGCCCTGACCGCGGTGCCGCCCGGGCGCGGACCCGTCCCGCTGCCCGCCGCGGACCGCCCGGCGGCCGGGGGACGGCTCAGAACCCGAGGATCAGCGCCGCGGCCTCGAACCAGGCGGCGGCGACCAGCAGGACGAGCGCCGCGGGCAGCGTCGAGAGGAGCTTGCGGAAGCCCGCCGCGAGGCCGCCGAAGCCGCCCCGCCACACGGTGGCGAGCAGCATGCCGCCGCCCGCGACGACGAGGAAGTAGGAGGTCAGCTCGAGCACGAGCACGACCAGCAGGACGAGGAGCTGCGCCCCGGCGCCGCCGCCGATCATCCCGAACGGCACGCCCTGGACGAAGAACGAGAACGCGGCGTAGAGGTACGCCGGCACGCCCAGCACGGCGGCGAGCGTGAACGTCACCGACAGCGTGACGACGACGAAGTTCTGGTAGAAGGTCACGACCGCGGCGCGGGGCACGTCGCCGCTGC of Trueperaceae bacterium contains these proteins:
- a CDS encoding SDR family oxidoreductase yields the protein MSTGREGEARAPVALVTGGASGIGLAIVRRLAADGYAVVATDLPGAAGRGEVERAGAAFVGADLTEAGACARVVAQAVRLRGALDVLVCCAGYQHIDPLEAFPEERWRHMLELMLTAPFLLTKHAWPHLTASGRGRIVHVGSAHSLVASPFKAAYVSAKHGLVGLARTTALEGGPHGVTCNVVAPAYTRTPLVAAQVADQARTRGIAEHEVEEQVFLKDVAVKRLLEPEDVASLVAWLASEEAWGATGSVYPLDLGWTAR
- a CDS encoding aminopeptidase is translated as MSEAPRPAIDMLTERYAALLTGYCVRVQPGDRVLLNVDLAAAGLARALCRSVLAAGGEPFLRLQYPEAVADVVELASDALLASEAAVQQREIELMQAYVRVAAPENSRVAAGADQSRLARLDKRLAAANRHRVERTRWVTTLYPTPAAAQEAGMSTDAYRRFVFDAMFLYDEDPAARWRELGERQQRLVERLASADAVRLEGPGTDLRLRVRGRTWANSDGRRNMPSGEVFTSPLEDSAEGVVRFTVPSAVRGSVVEDVSLRFEDGRVVEATARRGQDLLDGMLATDEGARYLGEIGIGTNPHIRVPTLKTLFDEKILGTVHLALGRSYESSGGRNDSAIHWDLVCDLREGGRVTVDGEPFLEDGRLLWLE
- a CDS encoding pseudouridine synthase; protein product: MGGPQRLQRLMARAGVASRRKAEELIAAGRVTVNGRVASLGDVATEGDDVRVDGRPLPPPARAVTYLLNKPRGYVTTASDEHGRPTVMELVPAVPGLHPVGRLDLDSEGLLLLTTVGELTLRLTHPRFRHEKEYRVWTDPPHVSEDALARLRAGVALEDGPAVAVRAERAPAGAVVVLREGRKRQVRRMFASVGHEVVRLVRTRVAHLELGDVPPGGYRELTPEEAAALVAGEPLV
- the hpt gene encoding hypoxanthine phosphoribosyltransferase produces the protein MSEESHFKPGPGVVQISQADIARRVAELGAEIRRDYQGKPLHLIAVLNGAFIFMADLVRAIDMPLSVDFLSVSSYGSGTKTSGRVKLIKDLDLPIKDKHVILVEDIVDTGVTMDYLLRYLQNHRPASVRVAALLSKPARRRVEVPVHYLGFTIDDAFVYGYGLDVDHKYRNLPFVTSQDG
- a CDS encoding M23 family metallopeptidase, with product MAEAGEGAGMRSRLRRLALNALALLALALATLSVSAALRDVDPPRLYYEAPGRVPEGASVELFVSADEPVTYVVDYAGEELREVAQDHVFVLTAAPGVNEVWVSATDAAGNETVVRLSVEGVEPVDVKVTAAGELRAGDPLGVTVAIDEHGARVTDVFAAFAGVALPLWPDGAVLRAVAATPFGVEPAESELEVSVTDEFGRVVTATVPVTLEPLAVTVEQLRIAPSVLAAVTPEAQAMERELMEAGVAAGAPRPLWSEPFLMPITGRETSGFADARRYVAGGRVSYHNGLDIAAPQGTPVAVANDGVVVVAGQYPVKGGWVMVDHGFGVFSHYFHMSRIDVQVGQEVSRGEVIGAVGSTGLATGPHLHWEVRVGLAPTNPLEWVDRAWP
- the trpS gene encoding tryptophan--tRNA ligase, translating into MEAPPRRPRVFSGVQPTGVLHLGSYVGALRQWVARQDERDNVFCVVDLHALTIPEAVDPRQLRERVRSTAAQFLAAGIDPEKSVIFVQSHVREHSELSWLLSCVTPLGWLYRMTQFKAKSEGRESVGTGLLVYPVLQAADILLYDTDVVPVGEDQVQHIELTRDVATRFNRLFGDTFVLPRAEVPQVGARIMGFDDPTVKMSKSIAVERPGHAISLLDDPDTVRRVVMSAVTDSGRELRYEHASPGVRNLLTIAHVASGRPIADIEAELEGGGYGTLKKLVVQAVNDMLAPLQRRYREYMDDPASLDAVLRRGADRAREVAARTLRRAQDALGVG